CTGCCCTGATCATTTTTACTTCATCTCTACAGAAAAACCCCTGAGCTCCTCCATTGTGACAAGCAGCCACTACAAGACCGCGGTCAAGTCCAGCTCAGACAGACTGTGAAACAACAAGAACTCTTTCGTTTCAGTGTGGTGGCCAGGAGTTTTGAGAAAGAAGTAGAGAAACGGGGAAGTTGAAGATCGAACTCAGCAGCAATGTAGATGAACTGTTAAACACAGCCTTATgcaaaacactgcacacacactcagctcacACTAACTTATTTCCGGTGTGGTTTGTGTCATTTCAGGTTATTTTCTCAGGGTACAAGTacattaatgttctgtgttgctGGCCAGTCTGGGATGTTTTTAGCTTTTATAGTGTTTTGACGGACCCAATTCACTGATTCTTGCCttttaacagatgaaaatagAATATTTGATCACTAGCATTGATATAATGATTCAACATTAAGTGTACAaactgttttaagtgtgtttaacTGTGAAGACCAGACTGGCAGACCTCAGACATAATGTACTTGATTACTATGTGCTTTGATTTTTCGGTGTGCAATGATATAAGAGGGTTCATATGGTGACGAGAGGTAAGGTAAACCTGTGCTATACTAAAGCCaacagaggtcagtgtgaagcCTCAGGTTAATATCACCAATATTGTAAAAGTGAATCCAGGAGTTTAATGCATTTATGGTGCTGATTCAGTCTATCTTACGCAAGTCCATTTTAAAGGGCAAATGCACCTTTTTACAGCACAGACTTTCTGCCTACCACAGATTGATTTATATGAGCACTTTAAGTGGAAAGTTACTTGACCTTACTGTATGTGCAGATGATTCAAGTCAAATAATGCACTGACTTTTCATAGTGCTTCCACATTGAGTTCAGATATCCAGCACGCCTTCAGAAAATCGGAGCGGTGGTTACTGAGATTTCGCCTTCACAGCTAAAAGGATGGAAATGTAATTTCCTAAAATTTAAAGCTGAGAGACAGGCAGTAAACTATGTCAATTATGTGCACGCAGGCCAAACTTTTGTCATTATTTGCTAATTTTAAAGTAATCATTCCATTTGTAGCAAAGTAAACAAATTCATCaacctgtgtttatttttcattctcaaGAAATAAGTATAAATTGGCacttctgcattaaaaaaacataatttactaGCATATTATATTACACTGTATCATATTATGGAATAGCTGGACatgaattacatttcttttgagGTTTGCATACAGTATGGTGAGTGCCACGGTGATTGATAATGAGATTTGACTGTAAATATGGtgcattttgttgatttttatatgtatgtaaataGGTTGTAGATATAATAAAGACATTCTTCTCTAGCTCGGCAAGTGGAACAATTGTTGTGACACAAAAATTGACTTGATATTCCTGTATGTGCATGTGCTAGAAACAGGATCTCTCTCTTTGCTCTAGACTGTGTCCTCctcccacgcacacacaccctctgacCCAGGGTGAACAAAAGGAGCAACGGGAAACAGGATTTATGTAAATGGTTATATTAATTCTGGACAAAAGATGATCCAAATGAAGCCATTTCAAATTTCATGCACAGTCAGTGGAACATACCTTAGATTGTGCAAGAAGACAGGTAGATTAATAAATCAtctgatgaatgaaaaataactaTAACTTAAAGGGATAATATGTAAGGATTggttaaaaatattcaaaaattaactaaaagcAGAGCTCCCAGTCCCGATAAATTCaccaggtggccaattcttacatattgcacctgtaaAATTAAGGTTTGGAGAAGTTGTACCAAATATCTGCCTTGCTATGCTGCATCTGGACAACATCTTAATTTTGACACATCCAACACATGATTCTTTCACTGTTACCCACTGTATTATACTGCCCCCCTATGGTGGATAGatgttattttctgtgtgtgaccTCTTTTCTACCTTTTACCACACCTTACATGCTTTCTATTTAAAACTTGAAATGCTGGAGGACCAATTTAAATAGCAAGACAGCAGGAACATCCTATCAGACTCCAGCTCCACTGGTGCAAGGACCCTAAACATTTTGTTCAATGCAACAATTTCTATCAGATAAATGTGTTGCTCAGTGACAAAAGGGAACAAAGCATTATACAAAGGGCCAATACAAAATGCCAAGCATGGAGGATCTGACTtcttttttgttgccacatttGATGGTGTATTTCTTTGTAGCtctttcagattttttcatcaTTGTCCTTATGTCAACACAAGGTTATTTCTACGACAGCCACAACTTTGGAGAAAGGAGACACGGTCcataattttaaaaagagagggagacagttGTAcgaatatgaaaaaaacatttattttttcctgaatATCAGAGAACTACAAAAGGCAATAACAAAACCCAACACGGATTAATCTCGATGTACAGTATCAGACGAACTCTACCGGTTGGTGCGTTCAGGTGGTGGCTAACGAACGAGGTTGTGAAAACTGCCCCCTCCACCTTATCCCCTCAAAGCCTTTAGCCCAGCCTTTCAGCAAAACTGACTGATTGGTTGGTTTTAAGCAACAGCAGCTGATCAACTTTAATTATCTTTTGTCAACATTAAGAAGACTCggtgctgaaaaaaatgaaacaagcattttaaagtCCTTCAGAAAagcacagctttttttttttttggaaaatcaAGTTTTATACAATAGATACATAGTTATTTCCTTGAACGATGGCTGGGGCCTTTGAATGGATTAacctggaaaaagaaaaaagatgaacatttttaaaaattattaaaacattggtcagagaaaaaaaagttaagtgAGAAAAGTTTTGGCAAGCACCTATGTGATGGATTAggtgaaatatgtttttgttagaAATTTAACACTAAAAGAGACACATGCTTTATAATTTTTCGTGATCTCGTTttacctcatcatcatcatcactgtcatcaaATGCGATTCCTCTTGACTGGCTCTGAGAGCTGGACTTAGTGAAGGATGACgatgaagaagctgctctgtcatACACAAGAGAAAGACgcatatattaaaaaaattatatatatatatatatcatagtTGCAAAATATATGACTGGTGGAGTGCgtttacatatacatatactaTGAACAGTATGGACATATATTAGTCACTACTCTGTTTCACTCTTAAAGGGCTGGACTGCCACAATGTAGCTGAAACAAACATACTTTGGAGGGGGTCGGGTAGGTTTCATTACAGGTATATCTTCATCGGAGTCATCAATGGTCAGCTGGCGatgaataaagaagaaaaacaaagttgaaGAGAGAtcacataaatattaaaattaaggtgtgtgtgttgactgtatgaatactgtatgtattttcaCTTGACTTACATCATCGGCCGTGTAAGATTTGGTGGCTCCGGTCCGAGATGATCTCTGGGACGGAGCCTGAAATGCTGAAGAATGAGGAACAAAGAAGAGAGACAGTTGACGGAGGCGAAAGATTTCTGTGGATTCTCTCGGATGCCTGGCACATTGTTGTATACAGAACGtcatcacactcacacactcctaCCTTGCATAATGCTTCTGCTTggggctgttgttgttgttgaggattTCTGGGAACGGCCCCGACCGGCTGGCTTTGATTCGGAGGCAGCAGCACCTGGATGGACAGATGCAGGGTTTATGATTCAACACACAACATCATTATACAGAGTCCTTTGTTGATGCTGAATTAAATGTAATTGAACTGAAACTAAACTATCTCTTTGCCATACTACCAAGCCTACACTCTTGAATAAACCTTTGGCACATCTATCTCTGGCCACTAAGTTCACTTCGTATTCATGTCAGATAATAActcacctctccctctcccccttccCCGGCTGCCCCGCCCTCTACCTCCTCGCCCTCTGCCTCGTGCGGGGGGTGGGAATAAGCCTTCATCAGAGTCCATAGCGACATCAGCAAGATCATCAGATATATCCAGGTCTCCAGTATCGCCACGCTCCAGACGGTGCGCTTTGGCTCTGCCGATAGCTTCTTTGATTTCATTCTCCTCCTCAGTCGTGTTCTTTTTTGAGTCTCTGAGTCGCTggatctgaaaatgtaaaaatgtatactCAATGATGCAACAACATCAGCTTCATCTATCCTCCTTCCAATGCTAGCCCCACCCACTTACCTCTGTGTCTATATCCTGCTCTGTGGTTACTGCTCTGGCCTGGAGGTGGCGCTGTGTCTTCTCTAACTGGTAAGTGATCAGCTCCTCGATGGCGTCTTTCTCGTCTTTGTCTACATACTCCTGAATGGCCTTCCCCATGCCGTTCTCGGTCAGAAGTGACAGCTGCACTGTCTGTGAagatacgcacacacagaataCACAGTAGatgaaaataagtgttttgACACCCTAAAATTCAAGGACTTTTAAGCACTTTTGAGGTACCTAAACCCAAAATTTCCAGAGCCTTGAAGCCTTCATCATTACACCTAATTGTTAATATGACTTCATTTGCAAAAAACTAAGTTTACACAATTCCTTTACACCAAGAAAAATACATGTAtattgtcactttgtttatttacttacttactcaCTTTCaatgttaaaagttttttggTTAACATGAGTGATCGTGTCCATTAGGCACCAGATTATGTTGAAAGTCAAGTGTTTTCAGAGATTTATTCGCATACAAGATTATTTCCGCACTTGAAAAAGCACAacagttaaaacaaacaaaagtttctAACTTTTAAGATTTTGTTCGTACCCTGCCTGTAAgtatgtgacagtgtgtgtgtgtatgtgtgtacagtacCTTTTCGGCCGCCTCAAAGTACTTTTTAACCAGGTCCTCCACTCTCAGCCCCTCAACTGCTGTGGTTTTCATCACTCTGCTGTAGTCAACATTGACCTCATCTGAAAAGCAAAGATTGAAACATGTCaaaaatactgtacacatacagCAGATTCATAGCTGTGGATTTAGTCCATGCCAGACCTTTGATGTCCTCCTTTTTCTCACGACGTCTGACAAAGTGAACAATGTCTTTCGGGTTGGCCACGCGCTCCACAAACTTCTGGCTGAAGCGGGAAGTGTTAAACGTCTCAAAGCCTCCACTGTAGTCCACCTGAGGAGGGCAATGAGGAGCATGAGTTTAGATGTAGCGTGTATGACAATAAGTGCACTGGCAGCACGTGTGTCCATCTTACCCGCAGGCGGATAAGCGGCTTCTCTGGGGTGAGTGGACATCCGAGTCTTTCTCTTTCAGCTTCTTCTATCATCTCTGTCACCTACAGAATGACAGCAGAAAGAAATAGAGACAGATGTAAGAAAGCTGAGACGACTAGGCAATAGATGCCAGATGGGCTCTGTATGTTTAATGGTGACTTTAAGTGTTACCTTTGCATAGCAGAAGTTCTCCACCTTCTTTGTGACCTGCGGTGTATCAGGTGTGAAGAGGTCTTGGTAGTCAGCCAACACCACATCCTCGATGAAGAACTGACGCACCGTCTTTAAGGGGACCTTTTCCAGGTTCATCTTACGACCTTTCACCCTCAGCAGCCCTACATGcctagacacacacaaacagagtaGATTGGCTACATATTCACTCCAAAACACATTCAGAATAATGAGACTAtcattcactgtgtgtgtgagtgtatctATTTGTACTTCTTGGCAGCCTCTCCAGGGGACAGGGAGGTGGCTACAGAGCTGCCAGGCTGCGTCACGTAGAAGAGCTGCTGTTCATTTCTGGTTGGTGTTATCAAACACTCATGTTCGTGACCCCACACCACCAAGTCAAGGAAGTCATCCAGGAACTGTTCAGGGATGTAGTTAGTGGGTCCATGCTTactcctagaaaaaaaaacgacagaaaatacttaaaaatgaaatgtagaGTGGAAACATACAATGACAAACTAGGCCTGGGTTTGTGAGGTAATGAAGTAAAGATTTGCTCCCAATGCATAgaaaatagagctgcaacaattaattgattagctgTCAATTATTAGATGAATctacaactattttgataattgattaatcagatTGAGTAATTTTCTTAagagaaaacttaaaaattctctgattcaagcttcttaaatgtattttctggtttctttactgctctatgacagaaaatgtaatatatttgggttgtggacaaaacaagacatctcaAGACATCAACTTGGGCAAATCTTATGGAAATTTTCAGACACTTTATAGACCATTTAACAAACTGAGCCCTTATGTAAAAATTGGCATCCTTTTATTCACCCTCTCTGGAAGTCCCTCCCTGCACACATCTTCTATTCTTTAAACTTAATCTGAGATACAGAAGCATTTGTATGACATCTGACAGTCTGTCATGTCTTGACATTTGGTGCAATATGAAAAAGAATACAACTTTTCCCTCTTAATGGATTACACAACATACACATGGATGCACACACCTGTTCTGGTGGATGGCGAAGAGGTTAAACCATTCATCTTGGTCTTCTTTGGGGCGAAGCATCATTACCTGGTTGTTGACAAACATCCTGTACAGGCGCTCATCTGGGATCGAgcctataaacacacacaaacacacacacaatttagaCAGATACTACAATTCCTATTTTTTCTTaatcttagaaaaaaaaattcttttcACACTTACCAAGACCATATAAGGCTAGCTTGGTGTTGCCTTTCTGCATGAGGATGGGACTAATCTCTATCCTCTCCACTGAATGAGAGTGTCCAAAGTGATTGACAAGTCCAGAAGCACTTAGCAGATCTATTGCACACAAACCTTCAGCctagaagaaaataaaaagaaaagacatgcGCAAATGCAAATACTTGCATATTAGGATTTTGTCTCGTGTctaatcatttttttcatgcGGGAGGAAACTCACCCCAGTTGGGTCATCATGGTTACCGTGAATACTGAATACAGGAATAGAGATGTTCAAGTTTTCATCCTGATAGTTAACCCACGGGAACCtacaacacatcaacacatatattacattattagtCTAACATTCATTCAACAAGAAGACAATGTTTTGTGAGAAtgaccacacaaacacagcagacactGACTGGGTGGTGTTGAAGTTGACAGTCTGATCACTGAGAAGGTTGAACGTTACGGGCGTGTCTCCCATGCAGTATTTTCTCAGCATAGTGATGGAGCTGTGAAGGCACCGGCGTGATGGCTTGTTGTCGTGGAACAAATCACCACCCAGCAGGATGAAATCTACCTGCAAACAAAAAGGTAAGCAGATGACCGACTCTGGCTCCGACACTCGCACACATACACCATGTCAACTTGCACGTACCTGATTTGTCTTGGCACATTTCAGGATCTCATCTAGTGTGTTATAGGAGTCACTGCCACGGATAGCATCCTTCTCGAGGTAGCCCAGGTGAATATCTGTAGCAATCAGGATCTTGAAGGTATCCTCATCATCTCTAAATCCATCAAAAAGACACACAGCTCATACATTAGATTATTCTTCAGACTGCCCTGTGCATTACTTAGATATAAAGATTATGTATTAGTTATTGGGAGATTCAACCAACGAGTATAATCACATTATATTTGGTTTTATAGTTATAATTTAAACAGACTCACAAGTTGCTCTCCGAGGACATGATGGTGTGGGAAATTACAGATGTGTTTACACCTCACAGGTAATCAGCAGAAGGCTTCCctgaagaaaaatgacaaaagttaTTTTGCTTTACATTTCAGAGACGTGACAGCTGAAGTTACAAATGTGCATAACAGTTTCTAACTAATACAAAAAGCCATGTTTACAAAATAGGCGTCAACGAGCAATAACGTCACCTTTAAGTTGACATTAAAGTCCACTGTGTTTGATATATTTTCTGATAGCTggtgtagctagctagctaatacACGGTTTGTAAAGtagtagctagctaacagaaacTTCTAACTACATGATAAGCTACAGCGAGGATGGTGAGGTAACGTTAGCTTTCATGTTTGCTGGAAAACCCTTCAGAGCAAATGCGACACGAACTAAGCCTATGTTTACACATCGACTGGGTCTAATTTACGATTAATATCTCAATGAAACGTTCGGTAGTTTCTATTTGTTATGGGTAACATAAACTACAACGTGGGAGAAACATCGCAACCCACCTCCTCCGGAATTGGTAAACTTGCCCTGAAGAAGTCCCGGCAAGTCTTGCACACGCTCTCCCCGCCC
This is a stretch of genomic DNA from Pagrus major chromosome 2, Pma_NU_1.0. It encodes these proteins:
- the mre11a gene encoding double-strand break repair protein MRE11, translating into MSSESNLDDEDTFKILIATDIHLGYLEKDAIRGSDSYNTLDEILKCAKTNQVDFILLGGDLFHDNKPSRRCLHSSITMLRKYCMGDTPVTFNLLSDQTVNFNTTQFPWVNYQDENLNISIPVFSIHGNHDDPTGAEGLCAIDLLSASGLVNHFGHSHSVERIEISPILMQKGNTKLALYGLGSIPDERLYRMFVNNQVMMLRPKEDQDEWFNLFAIHQNRSKHGPTNYIPEQFLDDFLDLVVWGHEHECLITPTRNEQQLFYVTQPGSSVATSLSPGEAAKKHVGLLRVKGRKMNLEKVPLKTVRQFFIEDVVLADYQDLFTPDTPQVTKKVENFCYAKVTEMIEEAERERLGCPLTPEKPLIRLRVDYSGGFETFNTSRFSQKFVERVANPKDIVHFVRRREKKEDIKDEVNVDYSRVMKTTAVEGLRVEDLVKKYFEAAEKTVQLSLLTENGMGKAIQEYVDKDEKDAIEELITYQLEKTQRHLQARAVTTEQDIDTEIQRLRDSKKNTTEEENEIKEAIGRAKAHRLERGDTGDLDISDDLADVAMDSDEGLFPPPARGRGRGGRGRGSRGRGRGRGAAASESKPAGRGRSQKSSTTTTAPSRSIMQAFQAPSQRSSRTGATKSYTADDLTIDDSDEDIPVMKPTRPPPKAASSSSSFTKSSSQSQSRGIAFDDSDDDDEVNPFKGPSHRSRK